One part of the Anser cygnoides isolate HZ-2024a breed goose chromosome 9, Taihu_goose_T2T_genome, whole genome shotgun sequence genome encodes these proteins:
- the VWA5B2 gene encoding von Willebrand factor A domain-containing protein 5B2 isoform X1, giving the protein MPGLYALSSWEALPLKSSRVKACANGYALSIAAHLVYTNPREEPVEGVFIYPLEESEVVAGFEAAAGSRRVTFQVQSRHRAQDCCLECRTSPGRPRRCAGGHLVLDEDAERSTFVISTGSLGPAESLAVTLRTAQELPTLPGGALRLVLPPVLAPRVAAAPECESEPGSLCDDRLALCPTSCFGGPGARSQPAPAAPAESTDVFWGQPRNPFPYEFAFELLVKGPCLLAGLESPTHALRADADPWATSATTTCVTLAEHHRYDRDVEIILYPCEPHQPHLVMEEGTMSYPEYEAHIRSRRDYARIARKDGSGERQVAFVQKRFHKDIFPNPVLMLNFCPAVEPIPGDLQSVTREVLFLVDRSGTMSGPDVDKVKEALLVALKSLPSGTLLNIAGFGSDVQPLFPSSRLCSNETLCRASRHLGELRAATGGPDLLAALSWALAQPLHHGYPRQLFLFTAAAAAGGAGRILQLVRRQASTARCFSFGMGPRACRRLLTAMAKLSRGRAEFLSPAERLQPKLIKSLKKAIEPAVSDITIDWYVPDSTEALLSPTEIAALYPGDRLVSYCTLYSIARFRDRRPAGWDRARRGSAVPSQDEVPSPGGTRPPVSGERREPSRGSAGSGEASLEVSAGGTEESERSTDLVSGGDIWKRIYQPSYIQEQYVLTHCSVSTDRSQGLLSRSSTSSESTGSRDVAPEGGSPAPDAASQQGQKSLSLCESSTKSAPLPSAPAPAAVKVPAALSTEELARRQKALARAALAGRSFSSPHGELDARRLCRALEKVSQKRNQSLEGRLDQLGPKTPRLQHSVGESNNLLSPTHLDWDMLVEPSYLFSASPEAREPSQGDPCLPLRCHVVIHGLRAGKPVSWEVTASLESLLRPRDGTGSEEPPRRAGVDGEKPLHGLAARSVIRDSETAAQREAELEQGFARRFRLKAMQTSKACNVPSLYTCVVPVDGATRAALPAAPQVWGRAGSASHPRTGTAGSWRHQSGSASLGRQRDVEEQEEALIGAERDEVPGSPASVSSATSGWEKQNGTNGPPTSPSTSSMGSQKSTESIAGSRFSLSRRRGPSLALRPHCLSPESEHSSTSASHDYLPLVQLQQARGPFQLTESFSEVVQIPLDRLRRASPYASHRASLSPTSPVAKSSPGAGPSAEEQPAAAPEPGSPPSHSTCSEVPSAAVWAQADSGHGSESDTGPHSAAPSEAGLSWQDAGPEDLESASWATAVALAWLEHRCAGFFEEWELVAAKADAWLQAQRLPEGVDVGCLKGAARHLFLLLRHWDENIKLNMLCYNPNNV; this is encoded by the exons ATGCCGGGTCTGTACGCACTCTCCTCCTGGGAGGCTCTGCCCCTGAAGAGCTCCAGGGTGAAGGCTTGTGCCAACGGCTACGCCCTGAGCATCGCCGCCCACCTCGTGTACACCAACCCCCGCGAGGAGCCCGTGGAAG GCGTCTTCATCTACCCGCTGGAGGAGTCGGAGGTGGTGGCCGGCTtcgaggcggcggcgggcagccgGCGGGTCACCTTCCAGGTGCAGAGCCGGCACCGGGCGCAGGACTGCTGCCTCGAGTGCCGCACCAGCCCCGGGCGGCCACGCCGCTGTGCCGGCG GCCACCTGGTCCTGGACGAAGACGCCGAGCGCTCCACCTTCGTCATCAGCACGGGCTCGCTGGGCCCGGCCGAGAGCCTGGCCGTGACGCTGCGCACGGCGCAGGAGCTGCCCACGCTGCCAGGGGGGGCCCTGCGCCTCGTCCTCCCCCCGGTCCTCGCGCCCCGCGTCGCCGCCGCCCCCGAGTGTGAGAGCGAGCCGGGAAGCTTGTGTGACGACAGGTTGGCCCTATG CCCCACCAGCTGTTTCGGGGGGCCCGGCGCACGGAGCCAGcccgcccccgcggcccccgcggAGAGCACGGACGTCTTCTGGGGACAGCCCCGCAACCCCTTTCCTTACGAGTTCGCCTTCGAGCTGCTGGTGAAGGGCCCCTGCTTGCTGGCAG gcctggAGAGCCCGACCCACGCGCTGCGTGCCGACGCCGACCCCTGGGCcacctccgccaccaccacctgcGTCACCCTGGCTGAGCATCACCGCTACGACAGGGACGTGGAGATCATCCTCTACCCCTGCG agccccaccagccccacctgGTGATGGAGGAAGGCACCATGAGCTACCCCGAGTACGAGGCGCACATCCGGAGCCGCCGGGACTACGCGCGGATAGCCAGGAAGGATGGCAGCGGCGAGAGACAG GTGGCTTTTGTGCAGAAGCGTTTCCACAAAGACATCTTCCCCAACCCCGTGCTGATGCTCAACTTCTGCCCGGCGGTGGAGCCCATCCCGGGGGACTTGCAGAGCGTCACCCGTGAGGTCCTCTTCCTCGTCGACCGCAGCGGCACCATGAGCGGCCCCGACGTCGACAAGGTCAAG GAAGCTCTGCTGGTGGCCCTGAAGAGCCTCCCGTCGGGGACCCTGCTCAACATCGCCGGCTTCGGCTCCGACGTCCAGCCGCTCTTCCCCTCCAGCCGCCTCTGCAGCAAC GAGACGCTGTGCCGCGCCAGCCGGCACCTGGGCGAGCTGCGGGCGGCCACGGGCGGCCCCGACCTCCTGGCGGCCCTGAGCTGGGCGCTGGCGCAGCCCCTGCACCACGGCTACCCCCGGCAGCTCTTCCTCTTcaccgcggcggcggcggcgggcggcgcagGCAGGATCCTCCAGCTAGTGCGCCGGCAGGCCAGCACCGCCAG GTGCTTCAGCTTTGGCATGGGCCCGCGGGCGTGCCGGCGGCTGCTGACGGCCATGGCCAAGCTGAGCCGGGGCCGTGCTGAGTTCCTGAGCCCGGCCGAGAGGCTGCAGCCCAAG CTCATCAAGTCCCTGAAGAAGGCGATCGAGCCGGCCGTCAGCGACATCACCATCGACTGGTACGTCCCCGACAGCACCGAGGCCCTGCTCTCGCCCACCGAGATCGCGGCCCTGTACCCCGGTGACCGGCTCGTCAGCTACTGCACCCTGTACAGCATCGCCCGATTCCGGGACAGGCGCCCGGCG GGCTGGGACAGGGCTCGCCGGGGCTCGGCTGTCCCCTCGCAGGACGAGGTGCCCAGTCCCGGGGGGACGCGGCCGCCGGTGTCCGGGGAGCGCCGCGAGCCGTCCCGAGGCAGCGCGGGCTCCGGAGAGGCCTCCCTGGAGGTCTCGGCTGGTGGCACGGAAGAGTCGGAGCGCA GCACGGACCTCGTTTCGGGGGGAGACATCTGGAAGCGGATTTACCAGCCCTCCTACATCCAGGAGCAGTACGTCCTGACGCACTGCTCCGTCAGCACCGACCGCAGCCAGGGGCTGCTCTCCCGCAGCTCCACCAGCAGCGAGTCCACCGGCTCCCGCGACGTGGCCCCCGAGGGAGGCTCCCCGGCCCCCGACGCCGCCTCCCAGCAGGGCCAGAAGAGCCTGTCCCTCTGCGAGTCCTCCACCAAATCCGCCCCGCTgccctcggccccggccccggctgccGTCAAG GTACCGGCGGCCCTGAGCACCGAGGAGCTGGCGCGGCGGCAGAAGGCGCTGGCACGAGCCGCCCTGGCCGGCCGCAGCTTTTCCTCGCCGCACGGGGAGCTGGACGCACGCCGGCTCTGCCGGGCCCTGGAGAAGGTGTCGCAGAAGAGGAACCAGTCCCTGGAGGGGCGGCTGGACCAGCTGGGCCCCAAGACGCCGCGGCTGCAGCACAGCGTGGGGGAGTCGA ATAACCTCCTCTCGCCCACCCACCTGGACTGGGACATGCTGGTGGAGCCCTCCTACCTCTTCAGCGCGTCGCCCGAGGCGAGGGAGCCCAGCCAGGGCgatccctgcctgcccctgcgctgccacgTGGTGATCCACGGGCTGCGGGCCGGCAAACCCGTGTCCTGGGAGGTGACGGCCTCGCTCGAGTCCCTACTGCGGCCCCGGGATGGGACGGGCAGCGAGGAGCccccgcggcgggcgggcgtGGACGGGGAGAAGCCGCTGCACGGCTTGGCGGCACGCTCCGTCATCCGGGACAGCGAGACGGCGGCTCAGCGGGAGGCCGAGCTGGAGCAGG GTTTCGCCCGCCGGTTTCGCCTGAAAGCCATGCAGACTAGCAAAGCCTGCAACGTGCCTTCCCTCTACACCTGCGTGGTGCCCGTGGACGGAGCCACgagggcagcgctgcccgcgGCCCCGCAGGTGTGGGGCAGAG CCGGCTCGGCCAGCCACCCGCGCACGGGCACGGCCGGGAGCTGGCGGCACCAGAGCGGCTCGGCGAGCCTGGGCCGGCAGCGGGAcgtggaggagcaggaggaggctcTCATCGGCGCAG AGAGGGACGAGGTCCCCGGGTCTCCAGCCAGTGTCTCCTCCGCCACCTCGGGCTGGGAAAAGCAGAACGGCACTAACG GGCCCCCAACCAgcccctccacctcctccatggGCTCCCAGAAATCCACGGAGAGCATCGctggctccag GTTCAGCCTGAGCCGGCGCAGGGGGCCCAGCCTGGCGCTGCGCCCACACTGCCTCAGCCCGGAGAGCGAGCACTCCAGCACCAGCGCCAGCCACGACTACCTCCCGCTG gtgcagctgcagcaagcCCGGGGGCCCTTCCAGCTCACCGAGAGCTTCTCCGAGGTGGTGCAGATCCCCCTGGACCGCCTGCGCCGGGCCTCCCCGTACGCCTCCCACCgtgccagcctcagccccacGTCCCCGGTGGCCAagagcagccccggggcaggacCCTCCGCCGAGGAGCAGCCGGCAGCAGCCCCCGAGCCCGGCTCGcccccatcccacagcaccTGCTCCGAGGTGCCCAGCGCGGCCGTGTGGGCGCAGGCGGACAGCGGGCACGGCTCCGAGTCCGACACCGGCCCCCACTCGGCCGCCCCCTCCGAGGCCGGCCTCAGCTGGCAGGACGCGGGCCCGGAGGACCTGGAGAGCGCCAGCTGGGCCACGGCCGTGGCCCTGGCGTGGCTGGAGCACCGCTGCGCCGGCTTCTTCGAGGAGTGGGAGCTGGTGGCGGCCAAGGCGGACGCGTGGCTGCAGGCGCAGCGGCTGCCCGAGGGCGTGGACGTGGGCTGCCTCAAAGGGGCAGCCAGGCacttgttcctgctgctgcgtcACTGGGACGAGAACATCAAGCTGAACATGCTGTGCTACAACCCCAACAACGTGTGA
- the ALG3 gene encoding dol-P-Man:Man(5)GlcNAc(2)-PP-Dol alpha-1,3-mannosyltransferase — protein sequence MAEAVRGQGDGGGGAGETPGGFRAAPRPGGSGWKRGPGGGREGGGMAAVLRRGRRAALLEPRYTPLVAACLCLAEGGVNLWVIRRVPYTEIDWKAYMAEVEGFANGTRDYTQLRGDTGPLVYPAGFVYVFLGLYYATGRGADVRLAQYIFAGLYLLNLLLVFRIYCRTNKVPPYVFFFMCCASYRIHSIFVLRLFNDPVAMAILFLAVNLFLEERWSWGCLLFSLAVSVKMNILLFAPGLLFLLLKRFGLLGCIPKLCICALLQVVLGLPFLLVNPVGYLSRSFDLGRQFQFKWTVNWRFLPEEVFQSRAFHVLLLLAHLAGLGLFALHRWHRSSESILSLLKDPADRKHPSPPLSVNKIVFVLFSSNFLGVCCSRSLHYQFYVWYFHTLPYLLWCTPTAKLAHMPKVLLLGVIELCWNTYPSTVCSSLSLHICHGLVLLQLWYGTAPLPAPHVPQPSKKPAPLSKKAQ from the exons ATGGCGGAGGCGgtgcggggacagggggatggcggggggggggcgggggaaaCACCGGGCGGCTTCCGGGCTGCGCCTCGTCCCGGCGGGTCCGGCTGGAAACGCGGCCCcggcggagggagggagggcggcgGCATGGCGGCCGtgctgcggcggggccggcgggcggcGCTGCTGGAGCCCCGCTACACGCCGCTGGTGGCCGCCTGCCTCTGCCTGGCCGAGGGGGGGGTCAACCTGTGGGTGATCCGCAGGGTGCCCT acaCCGAGATCGACTGGAAGGCCTACATGGCCGAGGTGGAGGGCTTCGCCAACGGCACCCGCGACTACACGCAGCTGCGCGGCGACACCGGGCCGCTCGT CTACCCGGCCGGCTTCGTGTACGTCTTCCTGGGGCTCTACTACGCCACGGGGCGAGGCGCCGACGTCCGCCTGGCGCAGTACATCTTCGCCGGCCTCTACCTCCTCAACCTCCTCCTGGTCTTCCGCATCTACTGCCGAACCAACAAG GTCCCCCCGTACgttttcttcttcatgtgcTGCGCCTCCTACCGCATCCACTCCATCTTCGTCCTGCGGCTCTTTAACGACCCCGTGGCCATGGCCATCCTCTTCCTCGCCGTCAACCTCTTCCTGGAGGAGCGCTGGTCCTGGGGCTGCCTCCTCTTCAG CCTGGCCGTGTCGGTGAAGATGAACATCCTGCTCTTCGCACCCgggctgctcttcctcctcctcaaacGCTTCggcctcctgggctgcatccccaAGCTGTGCATCTGTGCCCTGCTCCAG GTGGTCCTGGGGCTGCCCTTCCTGTTGGTGAACCCCGTGGGGTACCTGAGCCGCTCCTTCGACCTGGGGCGCCAGTTCCAGTTCAAGTGGACGGTGAACTGGCGCTTCCTCCCAGAAGAGGTTTTCCAGAGTCGGGCTttccacgtcctgctgctgctggctcaccTGGCTGGCCTGGGGCTCTTCGCGCTGCACCGGTGGCACAG GTCCAGCGAGAGCATCCTGTCTCTGCTAAAGGACCCCGCCGACAGAAAGCACCCGTCCCCTCCGCTGAGCGTCAACAA GATCGTCTTCGTCCTCTTCTCCTCCAACTTCCTGGGCGTCTGCTGCAGCCGCTCCCTGCACTACCAGTTCTACGTCTGGTATTTCCACACGCTGCCCTACCTGCTGTGGTGCACCCCGACTGCCAAGCTCGCCCACATGCCCAA ggtgctgctgctgggtgtgaTCGAGCTCTGCTGGAACACCTACCCCTCCACGGTCTgcagctccctctccctgcacatCTGCCACGGACTCGTCCTGCTCCAGCTCTGGTacggcacggccccgctgccggccccgcacGTGCCCCAGCCGAGCAAGAAGCCCGCTCCCCTCTCCAAGAAGGCGCAGTGA
- the VWA5B2 gene encoding von Willebrand factor A domain-containing protein 5B2 isoform X2, with protein sequence MPGLYALSSWEALPLKSSRVKACANGYALSIAAHLVYTNPREEPVEGVFIYPLEESEVVAGFEAAAGSRRVTFQVQSRHRAQDCCLECRTSPGRPRRCAGGHLVLDEDAERSTFVISTGSLGPAESLAVTLRTAQELPTLPGGALRLVLPPVLAPRVAAAPECESEPGSLCDDSPTSCFGGPGARSQPAPAAPAESTDVFWGQPRNPFPYEFAFELLVKGPCLLAGLESPTHALRADADPWATSATTTCVTLAEHHRYDRDVEIILYPCEPHQPHLVMEEGTMSYPEYEAHIRSRRDYARIARKDGSGERQVAFVQKRFHKDIFPNPVLMLNFCPAVEPIPGDLQSVTREVLFLVDRSGTMSGPDVDKVKEALLVALKSLPSGTLLNIAGFGSDVQPLFPSSRLCSNETLCRASRHLGELRAATGGPDLLAALSWALAQPLHHGYPRQLFLFTAAAAAGGAGRILQLVRRQASTARCFSFGMGPRACRRLLTAMAKLSRGRAEFLSPAERLQPKLIKSLKKAIEPAVSDITIDWYVPDSTEALLSPTEIAALYPGDRLVSYCTLYSIARFRDRRPAGWDRARRGSAVPSQDEVPSPGGTRPPVSGERREPSRGSAGSGEASLEVSAGGTEESERSTDLVSGGDIWKRIYQPSYIQEQYVLTHCSVSTDRSQGLLSRSSTSSESTGSRDVAPEGGSPAPDAASQQGQKSLSLCESSTKSAPLPSAPAPAAVKVPAALSTEELARRQKALARAALAGRSFSSPHGELDARRLCRALEKVSQKRNQSLEGRLDQLGPKTPRLQHSVGESNNLLSPTHLDWDMLVEPSYLFSASPEAREPSQGDPCLPLRCHVVIHGLRAGKPVSWEVTASLESLLRPRDGTGSEEPPRRAGVDGEKPLHGLAARSVIRDSETAAQREAELEQGFARRFRLKAMQTSKACNVPSLYTCVVPVDGATRAALPAAPQVWGRAGSASHPRTGTAGSWRHQSGSASLGRQRDVEEQEEALIGAERDEVPGSPASVSSATSGWEKQNGTNGPPTSPSTSSMGSQKSTESIAGSRFSLSRRRGPSLALRPHCLSPESEHSSTSASHDYLPLVQLQQARGPFQLTESFSEVVQIPLDRLRRASPYASHRASLSPTSPVAKSSPGAGPSAEEQPAAAPEPGSPPSHSTCSEVPSAAVWAQADSGHGSESDTGPHSAAPSEAGLSWQDAGPEDLESASWATAVALAWLEHRCAGFFEEWELVAAKADAWLQAQRLPEGVDVGCLKGAARHLFLLLRHWDENIKLNMLCYNPNNV encoded by the exons ATGCCGGGTCTGTACGCACTCTCCTCCTGGGAGGCTCTGCCCCTGAAGAGCTCCAGGGTGAAGGCTTGTGCCAACGGCTACGCCCTGAGCATCGCCGCCCACCTCGTGTACACCAACCCCCGCGAGGAGCCCGTGGAAG GCGTCTTCATCTACCCGCTGGAGGAGTCGGAGGTGGTGGCCGGCTtcgaggcggcggcgggcagccgGCGGGTCACCTTCCAGGTGCAGAGCCGGCACCGGGCGCAGGACTGCTGCCTCGAGTGCCGCACCAGCCCCGGGCGGCCACGCCGCTGTGCCGGCG GCCACCTGGTCCTGGACGAAGACGCCGAGCGCTCCACCTTCGTCATCAGCACGGGCTCGCTGGGCCCGGCCGAGAGCCTGGCCGTGACGCTGCGCACGGCGCAGGAGCTGCCCACGCTGCCAGGGGGGGCCCTGCGCCTCGTCCTCCCCCCGGTCCTCGCGCCCCGCGTCGCCGCCGCCCCCGAGTGTGAGAGCGAGCCGGGAAGCTTGTGTGACGACAG CCCCACCAGCTGTTTCGGGGGGCCCGGCGCACGGAGCCAGcccgcccccgcggcccccgcggAGAGCACGGACGTCTTCTGGGGACAGCCCCGCAACCCCTTTCCTTACGAGTTCGCCTTCGAGCTGCTGGTGAAGGGCCCCTGCTTGCTGGCAG gcctggAGAGCCCGACCCACGCGCTGCGTGCCGACGCCGACCCCTGGGCcacctccgccaccaccacctgcGTCACCCTGGCTGAGCATCACCGCTACGACAGGGACGTGGAGATCATCCTCTACCCCTGCG agccccaccagccccacctgGTGATGGAGGAAGGCACCATGAGCTACCCCGAGTACGAGGCGCACATCCGGAGCCGCCGGGACTACGCGCGGATAGCCAGGAAGGATGGCAGCGGCGAGAGACAG GTGGCTTTTGTGCAGAAGCGTTTCCACAAAGACATCTTCCCCAACCCCGTGCTGATGCTCAACTTCTGCCCGGCGGTGGAGCCCATCCCGGGGGACTTGCAGAGCGTCACCCGTGAGGTCCTCTTCCTCGTCGACCGCAGCGGCACCATGAGCGGCCCCGACGTCGACAAGGTCAAG GAAGCTCTGCTGGTGGCCCTGAAGAGCCTCCCGTCGGGGACCCTGCTCAACATCGCCGGCTTCGGCTCCGACGTCCAGCCGCTCTTCCCCTCCAGCCGCCTCTGCAGCAAC GAGACGCTGTGCCGCGCCAGCCGGCACCTGGGCGAGCTGCGGGCGGCCACGGGCGGCCCCGACCTCCTGGCGGCCCTGAGCTGGGCGCTGGCGCAGCCCCTGCACCACGGCTACCCCCGGCAGCTCTTCCTCTTcaccgcggcggcggcggcgggcggcgcagGCAGGATCCTCCAGCTAGTGCGCCGGCAGGCCAGCACCGCCAG GTGCTTCAGCTTTGGCATGGGCCCGCGGGCGTGCCGGCGGCTGCTGACGGCCATGGCCAAGCTGAGCCGGGGCCGTGCTGAGTTCCTGAGCCCGGCCGAGAGGCTGCAGCCCAAG CTCATCAAGTCCCTGAAGAAGGCGATCGAGCCGGCCGTCAGCGACATCACCATCGACTGGTACGTCCCCGACAGCACCGAGGCCCTGCTCTCGCCCACCGAGATCGCGGCCCTGTACCCCGGTGACCGGCTCGTCAGCTACTGCACCCTGTACAGCATCGCCCGATTCCGGGACAGGCGCCCGGCG GGCTGGGACAGGGCTCGCCGGGGCTCGGCTGTCCCCTCGCAGGACGAGGTGCCCAGTCCCGGGGGGACGCGGCCGCCGGTGTCCGGGGAGCGCCGCGAGCCGTCCCGAGGCAGCGCGGGCTCCGGAGAGGCCTCCCTGGAGGTCTCGGCTGGTGGCACGGAAGAGTCGGAGCGCA GCACGGACCTCGTTTCGGGGGGAGACATCTGGAAGCGGATTTACCAGCCCTCCTACATCCAGGAGCAGTACGTCCTGACGCACTGCTCCGTCAGCACCGACCGCAGCCAGGGGCTGCTCTCCCGCAGCTCCACCAGCAGCGAGTCCACCGGCTCCCGCGACGTGGCCCCCGAGGGAGGCTCCCCGGCCCCCGACGCCGCCTCCCAGCAGGGCCAGAAGAGCCTGTCCCTCTGCGAGTCCTCCACCAAATCCGCCCCGCTgccctcggccccggccccggctgccGTCAAG GTACCGGCGGCCCTGAGCACCGAGGAGCTGGCGCGGCGGCAGAAGGCGCTGGCACGAGCCGCCCTGGCCGGCCGCAGCTTTTCCTCGCCGCACGGGGAGCTGGACGCACGCCGGCTCTGCCGGGCCCTGGAGAAGGTGTCGCAGAAGAGGAACCAGTCCCTGGAGGGGCGGCTGGACCAGCTGGGCCCCAAGACGCCGCGGCTGCAGCACAGCGTGGGGGAGTCGA ATAACCTCCTCTCGCCCACCCACCTGGACTGGGACATGCTGGTGGAGCCCTCCTACCTCTTCAGCGCGTCGCCCGAGGCGAGGGAGCCCAGCCAGGGCgatccctgcctgcccctgcgctgccacgTGGTGATCCACGGGCTGCGGGCCGGCAAACCCGTGTCCTGGGAGGTGACGGCCTCGCTCGAGTCCCTACTGCGGCCCCGGGATGGGACGGGCAGCGAGGAGCccccgcggcgggcgggcgtGGACGGGGAGAAGCCGCTGCACGGCTTGGCGGCACGCTCCGTCATCCGGGACAGCGAGACGGCGGCTCAGCGGGAGGCCGAGCTGGAGCAGG GTTTCGCCCGCCGGTTTCGCCTGAAAGCCATGCAGACTAGCAAAGCCTGCAACGTGCCTTCCCTCTACACCTGCGTGGTGCCCGTGGACGGAGCCACgagggcagcgctgcccgcgGCCCCGCAGGTGTGGGGCAGAG CCGGCTCGGCCAGCCACCCGCGCACGGGCACGGCCGGGAGCTGGCGGCACCAGAGCGGCTCGGCGAGCCTGGGCCGGCAGCGGGAcgtggaggagcaggaggaggctcTCATCGGCGCAG AGAGGGACGAGGTCCCCGGGTCTCCAGCCAGTGTCTCCTCCGCCACCTCGGGCTGGGAAAAGCAGAACGGCACTAACG GGCCCCCAACCAgcccctccacctcctccatggGCTCCCAGAAATCCACGGAGAGCATCGctggctccag GTTCAGCCTGAGCCGGCGCAGGGGGCCCAGCCTGGCGCTGCGCCCACACTGCCTCAGCCCGGAGAGCGAGCACTCCAGCACCAGCGCCAGCCACGACTACCTCCCGCTG gtgcagctgcagcaagcCCGGGGGCCCTTCCAGCTCACCGAGAGCTTCTCCGAGGTGGTGCAGATCCCCCTGGACCGCCTGCGCCGGGCCTCCCCGTACGCCTCCCACCgtgccagcctcagccccacGTCCCCGGTGGCCAagagcagccccggggcaggacCCTCCGCCGAGGAGCAGCCGGCAGCAGCCCCCGAGCCCGGCTCGcccccatcccacagcaccTGCTCCGAGGTGCCCAGCGCGGCCGTGTGGGCGCAGGCGGACAGCGGGCACGGCTCCGAGTCCGACACCGGCCCCCACTCGGCCGCCCCCTCCGAGGCCGGCCTCAGCTGGCAGGACGCGGGCCCGGAGGACCTGGAGAGCGCCAGCTGGGCCACGGCCGTGGCCCTGGCGTGGCTGGAGCACCGCTGCGCCGGCTTCTTCGAGGAGTGGGAGCTGGTGGCGGCCAAGGCGGACGCGTGGCTGCAGGCGCAGCGGCTGCCCGAGGGCGTGGACGTGGGCTGCCTCAAAGGGGCAGCCAGGCacttgttcctgctgctgcgtcACTGGGACGAGAACATCAAGCTGAACATGCTGTGCTACAACCCCAACAACGTGTGA